The following proteins come from a genomic window of Pseudomonas syringae:
- the bcsZ gene encoding cellulose synthase complex periplasmic endoglucanase BcsZ, with amino-acid sequence MPFLAMNLRRAAGWMTGLLASATLTPALAAAACDSPAWPFWQDYATRYVQADGRMLESSLQANHSTSEGQSYGMLFALVANDRARFDKLWTWTVANMMGAEPKTRLPGWLWGQGEDGNWKLQDANSASDADLWIIYALLEAARIWQHPAYRNDALALLKTVESRLIVNLPGLGKMLLPGPEGFAQPDHLWRLNPSYLPMPLLRRLSKEVPNGPWREVADNTAKLIEASSPKGFIADWVGYRGTSPKTGLFVVDPATSELGSYDAIRVYLWAGMTPASDPLAARVLARLDGMSSSTASKGVPPEKVQVTSGTSQGRGPFGYSAALLPYFQAKGQTWLVEQQQRRVESGVSKALARDPKDRTEPAYYNLMLSLFALGWVEKRYQFREDGTLTLSWETSCPRAAIR; translated from the coding sequence ATGCCGTTCTTAGCAATGAACCTGCGCCGTGCCGCAGGCTGGATGACCGGTCTGCTGGCATCGGCAACCCTGACGCCTGCGCTGGCCGCCGCCGCGTGCGACAGTCCGGCCTGGCCGTTCTGGCAAGACTATGCCACGCGTTACGTGCAGGCGGACGGGCGCATGCTGGAATCCAGCCTGCAAGCCAACCACAGCACCTCCGAAGGCCAGTCCTACGGCATGCTGTTCGCCCTGGTGGCCAATGACCGCGCGCGTTTCGACAAGCTTTGGACGTGGACGGTCGCGAACATGATGGGCGCCGAGCCCAAGACCCGATTGCCGGGCTGGCTATGGGGGCAGGGCGAGGATGGCAACTGGAAACTTCAGGATGCCAACTCAGCCTCGGATGCCGACCTGTGGATCATTTACGCGCTGCTGGAAGCCGCGCGTATCTGGCAGCACCCGGCGTATCGGAACGATGCGCTGGCGCTGCTCAAGACCGTCGAGTCGAGGCTGATCGTCAACTTGCCCGGGCTGGGCAAAATGCTCCTGCCCGGTCCTGAAGGTTTCGCGCAGCCTGATCACTTATGGCGTCTGAACCCCAGCTACCTGCCCATGCCGTTGTTACGGCGGCTGAGCAAGGAAGTGCCCAACGGCCCGTGGCGGGAAGTCGCCGACAACACCGCGAAGCTGATCGAGGCGTCGAGCCCGAAAGGCTTTATCGCTGACTGGGTAGGTTATCGCGGCACTTCGCCGAAAACCGGTCTGTTCGTGGTCGACCCGGCCACCAGCGAACTGGGCAGCTACGACGCCATTCGCGTCTACCTCTGGGCGGGCATGACGCCTGCCTCCGACCCGCTGGCTGCGCGCGTGCTGGCCCGTCTCGACGGGATGTCGAGCAGCACCGCTTCCAAAGGTGTGCCGCCGGAAAAAGTCCAGGTGACCAGTGGCACGAGCCAGGGCCGAGGGCCATTCGGGTATTCAGCTGCGCTGCTGCCGTATTTCCAGGCCAAGGGCCAGACCTGGCTGGTGGAACAGCAACAGCGCCGGGTTGAAAGCGGTGTCAGCAAGGCGCTCGCCCGCGATCCGAAAGACCGCACCGAACCGGCTTATTACAACCTTATGCTCAGCCTGTTTGCGTTGGGCTGGGTCGAAAAACGCTATCAGTTCCGTGAAGACGGAACCCTCACATTGTCCTGGGAGACGTCATGCCCGCGCGCCGCCATACGTTAG
- the bcsB gene encoding cellulose biosynthesis cyclic di-GMP-binding regulatory protein BcsB: MTKRYFLGAERFAVRRSWALLACALSVLSTGGVAAAAPTAATTDGYSVTLQQLGRNYPMNLRGVDATDSVNFNVRADQVVTGASLTLSYSYSPSLLSDLSQINVMINDEVAATLPLPKDGAGKPQTQVIELPPQMITEFNRLSLQFIGHYTMSCEDPKHSSLWARINNETRLDIRVTPFALPNDLSILPLPFFDRRDDRDVSLPVVMGAAPDNATLEAAGALASWIGAAKTRSRMASFPAHFNELPAKGNALVLLTGDGPLQLGALTMPAPKGPSLTMVTHPNDPNGKLLVITGRNSAELKRAVNALVVGGQSLVGSSALIERVDMLQPRKPYDAPNWLPSDRPIKLGELMPANKLNVSGYDPGDITIPLNLPPDLFSWREDGVPLKLKYRYTPQERSNNSSIMVSLNDTLIKAEPLPSIDNLSNSILSRLTGGNDSVSREARVYLPLNSVALQSRLQLRYMFDYLKQGECGDIIIDNMRGSIDPESTLDFSGYDHFMAMPNLGVFKDSGFPFTRMADLSQTAVVLADKPSAADISAYLNVLGRFGESTGYPATGVAVIQAAQISTAADKDILVMSSGTDQPLLKQWADRLPASGNGQHQGFELSDLSFRLRDWMSPDPDENQRRAKVKMAFSSDAHSTFLAGFESPLQKGRSVVLISAGQPGGLTDVAKALGSSDKVQGSLVVVHGDSVDALVAEQTYYVGDLGPLKRLQWLMSRNVLWLLLALAIGVVLVTGVAYLTLRSLARRRLEHE, translated from the coding sequence ATGACTAAACGGTATTTTCTCGGTGCCGAGCGGTTCGCCGTTCGCCGCTCATGGGCGCTGCTGGCCTGTGCGTTGTCCGTTCTCTCCACGGGTGGTGTTGCAGCAGCTGCTCCAACGGCAGCCACAACTGACGGTTACAGCGTGACGCTGCAGCAATTGGGGCGCAATTACCCGATGAACCTGCGCGGCGTCGACGCCACCGACAGCGTCAACTTCAACGTGCGTGCCGATCAGGTGGTGACCGGCGCAAGCCTGACCCTGAGCTACAGCTATTCACCGTCGCTGCTGTCAGATCTGTCGCAGATCAATGTCATGATCAACGACGAAGTGGCCGCGACCCTGCCGCTGCCCAAGGACGGCGCGGGCAAGCCGCAGACCCAGGTGATCGAGCTTCCTCCGCAAATGATCACCGAGTTCAACCGCCTGAGCCTGCAGTTCATCGGTCACTATACGATGAGCTGCGAAGACCCGAAGCACTCCAGTCTCTGGGCACGAATCAACAACGAAACGCGTCTGGATATACGCGTTACGCCCTTCGCATTACCGAACGATCTGTCGATTCTGCCGCTGCCGTTTTTCGACCGTCGTGATGACCGTGACGTGAGCCTGCCGGTGGTGATGGGCGCTGCTCCCGACAACGCCACGCTGGAAGCGGCGGGTGCGCTGGCCTCCTGGATCGGTGCAGCCAAGACCCGCTCGCGCATGGCCAGCTTCCCGGCGCATTTCAATGAGCTGCCGGCCAAAGGCAACGCGTTGGTACTGCTCACGGGCGACGGGCCGCTGCAACTCGGTGCGCTCACGATGCCAGCCCCCAAGGGCCCGAGCCTGACAATGGTGACCCACCCCAATGACCCGAACGGCAAACTGCTGGTCATTACCGGGCGCAATTCGGCCGAGCTCAAACGCGCGGTCAATGCACTGGTGGTCGGCGGGCAAAGCCTGGTCGGCAGCAGCGCACTGATCGAGCGTGTCGACATGCTCCAGCCACGCAAGCCCTACGACGCGCCGAACTGGTTGCCCAGTGATCGACCGATCAAGCTCGGCGAACTGATGCCTGCCAACAAACTGAATGTCTCCGGCTACGATCCCGGCGATATCACCATACCGTTGAACCTGCCGCCTGATCTGTTCAGCTGGCGCGAAGATGGCGTGCCGCTGAAACTCAAATACCGCTACACGCCACAGGAGCGTTCCAACAACTCGTCGATCATGGTCAGCCTCAACGACACCCTGATCAAGGCCGAGCCGCTGCCGTCCATTGATAACCTGAGCAATTCGATTCTGTCCCGCCTCACCGGTGGCAATGACTCGGTCAGCCGTGAAGCGCGCGTGTATCTGCCGCTCAACTCCGTGGCCCTGCAATCTCGCCTGCAACTGCGCTACATGTTCGATTACCTCAAGCAGGGCGAATGCGGCGACATCATCATCGATAACATGCGTGGCAGTATCGACCCGGAATCGACGCTGGATTTCAGCGGCTACGACCACTTCATGGCGATGCCGAACCTGGGCGTGTTCAAGGATTCGGGTTTTCCGTTTACCCGCATGGCAGACCTGTCGCAGACCGCCGTTGTGCTGGCTGACAAGCCAAGCGCGGCAGACATCAGTGCTTACCTGAATGTGCTGGGGCGTTTCGGTGAGTCGACCGGGTATCCGGCGACCGGCGTTGCAGTGATTCAGGCTGCGCAGATTTCCACTGCCGCCGACAAGGACATTCTGGTCATGTCCTCAGGCACTGATCAGCCGTTGCTCAAGCAATGGGCCGATCGCTTGCCAGCCTCCGGCAATGGGCAGCATCAGGGCTTCGAGCTTTCCGATCTTTCTTTCCGCCTGCGTGACTGGATGAGTCCGGACCCGGATGAAAACCAGCGCCGTGCCAAGGTCAAAATGGCCTTTTCCAGCGACGCACACAGTACATTCCTGGCCGGTTTCGAATCACCGTTGCAGAAAGGCCGCAGCGTTGTGCTGATCTCTGCCGGTCAGCCCGGCGGTCTTACCGATGTGGCCAAGGCGCTGGGCAGCAGTGACAAGGTGCAGGGCAGTCTGGTGGTGGTGCATGGCGATTCGGTCGATGCGCTGGTTGCCGAACAAACCTACTACGTCGGTGATCTTGGACCGCTCAAGCGCCTGCAGTGGCTGATGTCGCGCAACGTGCTATGGCTGTTGCTGGCCTTGGCCATTGGCGTGGTACTGGTCACCGGAGTTGCCTACCTGACGCTGCGTTCGCTGGCCAGACGTCGTCTGGAGCATGAATAA
- the bcsA gene encoding UDP-forming cellulose synthase catalytic subunit, with the protein MTNLSLDASAPRTRTPSWLNALLGWFGSLSKTLRRVLKITSIVVGLLLMLLVVTAPLDLTAQCFFALACFAAMLLIRKIPGRLSVLALVTLSLLASFRYMYWRLTSTLDFENWLDSLLGYGLIVAEFYTLIVIVLGYVQTAWPLHRKPVIMPSDSSQWPTVDVFIPSYNEALSIVKLTIFAAQSIDWPRDKLRVYVLDDGRREDFREFCEQIGVGYLTRDNNHHAKAGNLNEALKSTDGEYIAMFDADHVPTRSFLQVAMGWFLKDAKLAMLQTPHFFFSPDAFEKNLDTFRTVPNEGELFYGLLQDGNDLWNATFFCGSCAVLRRSSLLEIGGVATETVTEDAHTALKLNRAGYNTAYLAIPQAAGLATESLSRHVAQRIRWARGMAQIFRTDNPLLGKGLSLGQRLCYANAMLHFFYGLPRLVFLTAPLAYLLFGAEVMHASALMITAYVLPHLAHASLTNSKIQGRFRHSFWNEVYEAVLAWYIMGPVLMAMINPKFGGFNVTDKGGVVEETFFDWALARPYIVLLTLNAVVFVLGIYSLYQLGWNNDAITLTIVINMAWTLYNIIITSAAIAVASEIRQVRTEPRVQAKLPIRVTRADGVMFNAVTQDFSQTGLGLLLPAGSGIDAGDSITVSLYRGAQVNEFPATVMFCRDGYLGTHFGDLSLRQQSELVRLTFGRADTWASTWGHGKPDSPLAALREVSHIGVRGVIELLKATRKDFSRLLPTRKRPSPPPAN; encoded by the coding sequence ATGACCAACCTGTCGCTCGACGCGTCCGCACCCCGGACGCGCACACCGTCGTGGCTGAATGCTTTGCTGGGCTGGTTCGGCAGCCTGTCGAAGACCTTGCGCCGGGTTCTGAAAATCACCTCGATTGTGGTCGGTTTACTGCTGATGCTGCTGGTCGTCACCGCGCCACTGGACCTTACCGCGCAGTGCTTTTTTGCCTTGGCATGCTTTGCCGCAATGCTGTTGATTCGCAAGATACCTGGACGTTTGTCGGTGCTGGCACTGGTGACGCTGTCGCTGCTGGCCTCGTTTCGTTACATGTACTGGCGCCTGACGTCGACTCTGGATTTCGAGAACTGGCTGGACAGCCTGCTGGGTTACGGGCTGATCGTTGCCGAGTTCTATACGCTGATCGTGATCGTACTGGGTTATGTACAGACAGCCTGGCCGCTGCACCGCAAGCCGGTCATCATGCCGAGCGATTCCAGCCAGTGGCCGACCGTGGATGTGTTCATCCCGTCGTACAACGAAGCGCTGAGTATCGTGAAGCTGACCATTTTTGCTGCACAGTCCATCGACTGGCCGAGGGACAAACTTCGGGTCTATGTGCTTGATGATGGCCGTCGCGAAGACTTCCGTGAGTTCTGCGAGCAGATCGGGGTGGGCTACCTGACGCGCGACAATAATCATCATGCCAAGGCCGGCAACCTCAACGAAGCGCTCAAGAGCACCGACGGCGAATACATCGCCATGTTCGATGCCGATCACGTTCCGACCCGTTCTTTTCTGCAAGTTGCCATGGGCTGGTTTCTCAAGGATGCGAAGCTGGCGATGTTACAGACGCCGCACTTTTTCTTTTCGCCGGACGCGTTTGAAAAGAACCTCGACACGTTCCGCACTGTGCCCAACGAAGGTGAACTGTTTTACGGCTTGCTGCAGGATGGCAATGACCTGTGGAACGCGACGTTCTTCTGTGGTTCCTGTGCGGTGCTGCGTCGCTCCTCGTTGCTGGAAATCGGCGGCGTTGCCACCGAAACCGTGACCGAAGACGCGCACACCGCGCTCAAGCTCAACCGTGCGGGTTACAACACGGCCTATCTGGCGATCCCGCAGGCGGCAGGTCTGGCCACCGAAAGTCTGTCGCGCCATGTGGCTCAGCGCATTCGCTGGGCGCGGGGCATGGCGCAGATCTTTCGCACCGACAACCCGCTGCTCGGCAAGGGCCTGTCGCTCGGCCAGCGGCTGTGCTACGCCAACGCCATGCTGCACTTTTTCTATGGCCTGCCGCGTCTGGTGTTCCTCACCGCGCCGCTGGCTTACCTGCTGTTTGGTGCCGAAGTCATGCACGCATCGGCGCTGATGATTACCGCCTATGTGCTGCCACACCTGGCGCACGCCAGCCTGACCAACTCGAAGATACAGGGCCGCTTCCGGCATTCGTTCTGGAACGAGGTCTACGAGGCGGTGCTGGCCTGGTACATCATGGGCCCGGTGCTGATGGCGATGATCAACCCGAAATTCGGCGGTTTCAACGTCACCGACAAGGGCGGTGTGGTCGAAGAAACGTTTTTCGACTGGGCGCTGGCACGGCCTTATATCGTGTTGCTGACGCTGAACGCGGTGGTTTTTGTACTCGGCATCTACAGCCTGTACCAGTTGGGCTGGAACAATGATGCGATCACCCTGACCATCGTGATCAACATGGCCTGGACGCTCTACAACATCATCATCACCAGCGCCGCCATTGCTGTCGCCAGCGAGATTCGCCAGGTGCGCACTGAACCGCGGGTGCAGGCAAAACTGCCGATTCGGGTCACCCGTGCCGATGGTGTGATGTTCAACGCCGTGACCCAGGATTTTTCGCAGACCGGTCTTGGCCTGCTATTGCCTGCTGGCTCGGGCATCGACGCTGGCGACAGCATCACCGTGTCGCTGTATCGCGGCGCTCAGGTCAATGAGTTCCCGGCCACGGTGATGTTCTGCCGCGATGGCTACCTGGGCACTCATTTCGGTGATTTGTCGCTGCGACAGCAAAGCGAACTGGTACGTCTGACATTCGGTCGTGCCGACACCTGGGCGTCGACCTGGGGGCATGGCAAACCGGATTCACCCCTGGCTGCGCTGCGCGAAGTCAGCCATATCGGTGTCCGCGGCGTCATCGAGTTGCTCAAGGCAACCCGCAAGGATTTCAGCCGTTTATTGCCAACACGCAAAAGACCTTCCCCACCTCCCGCAAACTGA
- the bcsQ gene encoding cellulose biosynthesis protein BcsQ: MNRTDDVANLFRQFGASSEGYLEMDNSLDYQESLASGKAPVALHSVTLQPNLESPRTELPAQSDPALSLVAKRTASGPLASLLAEAATARQIQALARNNEALVQSMGKDQPSRTPAHVIAVISAKGGVGKSTLSAALASLVRIPGGQTLAIDLDPQDALQHHLNASPDIAGSGEASLCAENWRALLLSGSADTQVLPYGSLQPDERHALQRFQENDTNWLVRQIARMQLNARDVVILDVPCGDLQMLQQALNAADQVLAVLTADAACYLTLDQLQGWLAPVLARPQPPVCHYVINQFDASRTFSCDMHDVLKRRLGKRLLGVIRKDDALSEALAYGHNPVQVPSASPGTQDLRVMSHVLIARLLAQEVEETQLS, encoded by the coding sequence ATGAACCGAACTGACGATGTGGCTAATTTGTTTCGACAATTTGGCGCAAGCTCTGAAGGTTATCTGGAAATGGACAACAGCCTGGATTACCAGGAATCGTTGGCTTCCGGTAAGGCCCCTGTCGCGCTGCACAGCGTGACTCTTCAACCGAATCTTGAATCGCCTCGTACTGAGCTGCCTGCTCAGTCTGATCCGGCCTTGAGTCTGGTGGCCAAACGTACGGCATCGGGTCCACTGGCGAGTCTGCTCGCCGAGGCCGCCACGGCGCGACAGATTCAAGCGCTGGCACGCAATAACGAAGCGCTGGTTCAATCGATGGGCAAGGATCAGCCATCAAGGACTCCGGCGCATGTCATCGCGGTGATATCCGCCAAGGGCGGGGTCGGTAAAAGTACCCTGAGTGCGGCACTGGCCAGCCTGGTCAGAATCCCCGGCGGACAGACACTGGCGATCGACCTCGACCCGCAGGACGCCTTGCAGCATCACCTCAACGCCAGCCCGGATATAGCAGGCTCTGGTGAGGCCAGTCTCTGCGCTGAAAACTGGCGCGCGCTGTTGCTGAGCGGGTCTGCCGACACGCAGGTGCTGCCCTATGGCTCGTTGCAGCCGGATGAGCGCCACGCTCTTCAGCGCTTTCAGGAAAACGACACGAACTGGCTGGTTCGCCAGATCGCCCGCATGCAGTTGAATGCGCGTGATGTGGTGATTCTTGACGTGCCGTGCGGCGATCTGCAAATGCTCCAACAGGCATTGAATGCCGCCGACCAGGTGCTGGCAGTGCTGACCGCCGATGCGGCGTGTTACCTGACGCTGGATCAACTGCAGGGCTGGCTCGCACCGGTGCTGGCTCGCCCGCAACCGCCAGTTTGTCACTACGTCATCAATCAGTTCGATGCCTCACGCACGTTCAGTTGCGACATGCATGACGTGCTGAAGCGGCGCCTGGGCAAACGCCTGCTGGGCGTCATACGCAAGGACGATGCGCTTTCAGAAGCGCTGGCTTACGGCCATAACCCGGTTCAGGTGCCAAGCGCCTCACCGGGTACTCAGGATCTGCGCGTGATGAGTCATGTACTGATTGCCCGACTGCTGGCTCAGGAAGTAGAAGAGACTCAATTGTCATGA
- the mltA gene encoding murein transglycosylase A, translated as MMLSFKPWSRSLALALPLAALLTACDTSDKPAAPPSAPHTTYTQATWEALPAVSDVDLQAGFASWRSACVRLKADAVWGPTCAAAASLAAAPDAAQIRTFLQSQLQVYSLRADGGSADGLITGYYEPVYPGSLTQTATANVPVYGIPDDLIVVNLDSIYPELKGKRLRGRLEGRVLKPYDDAATINAQGLNAPVIAWLTDPMDVQFLQIQGSGRVSLEDGSQLRLGYADQNGRPYRAIGRWLVEQGELKKEDVTMGSIAAWAKAHPERVSELLASNPSYVFFARNPDSNEGPRGSLNVPLTPGYSVAIDRKVIPLGSLLWLSTTRPDGSSVVRPVAAQDTGGAIAGEVRADLFWGTGDEAGRLAGDMKQKGNIWLLWPKGMALPQTTEAAPNQTSH; from the coding sequence ATGATGCTCTCTTTCAAACCATGGTCGCGGAGCCTGGCGCTGGCTTTGCCATTGGCCGCCTTGCTGACTGCGTGTGACACGTCCGATAAACCGGCTGCCCCGCCGTCAGCGCCGCATACCACTTACACCCAGGCCACCTGGGAAGCACTGCCAGCGGTCTCTGATGTGGATCTGCAAGCAGGGTTTGCCTCATGGCGCAGCGCCTGCGTCCGCCTCAAGGCTGATGCAGTGTGGGGGCCGACCTGTGCTGCGGCGGCGAGTCTCGCGGCCGCGCCTGATGCGGCGCAGATCCGTACGTTTCTGCAGAGCCAACTGCAGGTCTACAGCCTGCGTGCTGATGGCGGCAGTGCCGATGGCCTGATCACGGGCTATTACGAGCCGGTCTACCCGGGCAGCCTGACTCAGACGGCAACGGCCAACGTGCCGGTGTACGGTATTCCGGATGACCTGATCGTCGTCAACCTGGACAGTATTTACCCCGAGCTCAAGGGCAAGCGCCTGCGTGGACGGCTTGAAGGGCGGGTGCTCAAGCCCTACGACGATGCTGCGACGATCAACGCGCAAGGGTTGAACGCGCCGGTCATTGCCTGGCTGACCGACCCGATGGATGTGCAGTTCCTGCAGATTCAGGGCTCCGGAAGAGTCAGTCTGGAAGACGGCTCGCAATTGCGCCTGGGCTACGCCGATCAGAACGGTCGTCCGTATCGCGCCATTGGCCGCTGGCTGGTGGAGCAGGGCGAGTTGAAGAAGGAAGACGTGACCATGGGCAGCATTGCCGCTTGGGCCAAGGCGCATCCGGAGCGAGTCAGCGAGCTGCTGGCCAGCAACCCGAGCTACGTGTTTTTTGCCCGCAACCCTGACAGCAATGAAGGCCCGCGCGGCTCGCTCAACGTGCCGCTCACACCAGGTTACAGCGTTGCCATCGACCGCAAGGTGATTCCGCTGGGCAGCCTGCTCTGGCTGTCCACCACGCGGCCGGACGGCAGCAGCGTGGTGCGTCCGGTTGCGGCTCAGGACACCGGTGGTGCGATTGCCGGTGAAGTACGCGCCGATCTGTTCTGGGGCACCGGCGACGAAGCCGGCAGGCTGGCCGGAGATATGAAGCAGAAGGGCAATATCTGGCTGTTGTGGCCCAAGGGCATGGCATTACCTCAAACCACGGAGGCCGCGCCGAACCAAACCAGTCATTGA
- a CDS encoding methyl-accepting chemotaxis protein: MFNTRLKKELQAQQAELFMYRQMQKGIDARMLSLTLDASNRISHANENFLHALGYTLEQVLGRDLDQLVPSYVRQLDCYRDLKSAVQNGESVIDRYRFLHANGSLVWIRAMWQPVLDEQGKLAHLQCYGSDITQTVETAAENSAFIQALLRSSAVIEFDLSGHVLTANEQFLRGMGYNLTQIKGKHHSLFCDPQETSQTPYRDFWATLNRGEFVAGRFKRIDSNGREVWLEATYNPVHDAQGNLYKVVKFATLVTDQVAREDEVSQAASVAFEISQQTDISAQRGADVVQNTVDTMRKISEEMQSAASGIEALGKQSLLINSIVQTIGGIAQQTNLLALNAAIEAARAGEQGRGFAVVADEVRQLAGRTSAATEEIVSVVQQNQALADEAVRGMANSRAQAEQGLVLANEAGAVIVEIQEGAKQVVGAVGRFANQLR; the protein is encoded by the coding sequence ATGTTCAATACTCGCTTGAAAAAGGAATTACAGGCACAACAGGCCGAGTTATTTATGTACCGGCAGATGCAAAAAGGCATCGACGCGCGAATGCTGTCGTTGACGCTGGATGCCAGCAACCGTATTTCCCACGCCAATGAAAACTTCCTTCATGCGCTGGGTTATACGCTCGAACAGGTCCTGGGCCGTGACCTTGACCAGTTGGTTCCGAGCTACGTCAGACAGCTCGATTGTTACCGAGACCTCAAGTCTGCGGTGCAGAATGGCGAGTCGGTCATCGATAGATACCGTTTTCTGCACGCCAACGGCAGTCTGGTCTGGATTCGCGCCATGTGGCAGCCGGTTCTGGATGAGCAGGGCAAGCTTGCGCATCTGCAATGCTACGGATCGGATATCACCCAGACCGTCGAAACCGCTGCCGAGAATTCCGCCTTCATTCAGGCATTGTTGCGCTCGAGTGCGGTGATCGAGTTCGATCTGAGCGGGCATGTACTGACGGCCAACGAGCAATTTCTGCGCGGCATGGGTTACAACCTGACGCAGATCAAAGGCAAGCATCACAGCCTGTTCTGCGATCCGCAGGAAACATCACAAACGCCGTACCGTGATTTTTGGGCCACGCTCAACCGTGGCGAGTTTGTCGCCGGCCGGTTCAAGCGTATCGACAGCAATGGTCGCGAGGTGTGGCTGGAGGCGACCTACAACCCGGTACATGACGCCCAGGGCAATCTCTACAAGGTCGTCAAGTTTGCCACGCTGGTCACCGATCAGGTGGCCCGCGAAGATGAAGTCAGCCAGGCAGCCAGCGTGGCTTTCGAAATATCCCAACAGACCGACATCAGCGCTCAGCGCGGGGCCGATGTTGTGCAGAATACTGTCGATACCATGCGCAAGATCTCCGAAGAGATGCAGTCGGCAGCGTCCGGGATCGAAGCGTTGGGCAAACAGTCCTTACTGATCAACTCCATCGTGCAAACCATTGGCGGTATCGCTCAGCAGACCAACCTGCTCGCGCTCAACGCGGCCATCGAGGCCGCCCGGGCCGGCGAGCAGGGCAGAGGCTTTGCAGTGGTGGCTGATGAGGTTCGTCAGCTGGCCGGTCGTACCAGCGCCGCGACCGAAGAAATCGTCAGCGTCGTGCAGCAGAATCAGGCGCTGGCCGATGAGGCCGTGCGCGGCATGGCCAACAGTCGCGCGCAGGCAGAGCAAGGTCTGGTGCTGGCCAACGAGGCGGGCGCGGTGATTGTTGAAATTCAGGAAGGTGCCAAGCAGGTGGTCGGTGCGGTCGGACGGTTTGCCAACCAGCTCAGGTAG
- a CDS encoding GGDEF domain-containing protein: protein MLASALDRPRLEDSKTLAEVEQMIASGVGGLRFGQDLERRYEADTHQQRVQFITAVGVAGALVYNLYLISDWLMLRDVFFYAALSRLCLITPMFIVMLLLAPRIKSRRVLETTAAIGTVIASLMPLIVMINSNSPYQLHYQLGMLLLMVYCTMIQQLPVRYATVAILCMLTIQLVTTYTAGFADFLTWQANAVLFVSTAALLLMASYFLERGSRLSYLFALRGRLLQAQLVEMARIDALTQLFNRRYQDEVITSFWERARDTPTNVAMILLDIDHFKSYNDSYGHPQGDTCLKLLCEVIRQKTRENDAVAFRFGGEEVLILMNADARQARKLTETLQASVAALKLPHPVLGEGALVTISLGVACAIAPDTSPESLISAADNALYAAKHAGRNCACFSRNDAFECQV, encoded by the coding sequence ATGCTCGCTTCTGCCCTTGATCGTCCCAGACTTGAAGATTCGAAGACCCTCGCCGAGGTAGAGCAGATGATTGCTTCAGGTGTGGGCGGGCTGCGTTTCGGCCAGGATCTGGAACGACGTTATGAAGCGGACACCCACCAGCAGCGTGTGCAGTTCATTACCGCTGTCGGGGTAGCCGGAGCGCTGGTTTACAACCTGTACCTGATCAGCGACTGGCTGATGTTACGGGATGTATTTTTCTACGCAGCACTGAGCCGGCTATGCCTGATCACACCGATGTTCATCGTGATGCTCTTGCTCGCACCACGCATTAAATCTCGCAGGGTTCTGGAAACGACAGCCGCGATCGGCACGGTCATAGCATCGCTGATGCCGCTGATCGTGATGATCAACAGCAACAGCCCGTATCAGCTTCATTACCAGTTGGGGATGCTGCTGCTCATGGTCTACTGCACCATGATCCAGCAGCTCCCGGTCCGTTACGCGACAGTCGCCATACTGTGCATGCTGACCATTCAACTGGTAACGACCTATACAGCCGGCTTTGCAGACTTTCTGACCTGGCAGGCCAATGCGGTGCTGTTTGTCTCAACCGCAGCCCTGCTGTTGATGGCCTCCTACTTTCTGGAACGCGGCAGCCGCCTGAGTTACCTGTTCGCGTTGCGCGGTCGTCTGCTGCAAGCGCAATTGGTAGAAATGGCGCGTATCGACGCGCTGACTCAATTGTTCAACAGGCGTTATCAGGACGAGGTCATCACTTCATTCTGGGAACGCGCGCGGGACACGCCGACCAACGTGGCGATGATCCTGCTGGATATCGACCATTTCAAATCCTACAACGACAGTTATGGCCATCCTCAAGGTGATACTTGCCTGAAGCTACTGTGCGAAGTCATTCGCCAGAAAACCCGGGAAAACGACGCCGTAGCGTTTCGCTTCGGCGGCGAAGAAGTGCTGATATTGATGAATGCCGATGCCCGCCAGGCAAGGAAATTGACCGAGACGCTGCAAGCCTCGGTCGCAGCCCTCAAACTCCCGCACCCGGTACTGGGCGAAGGCGCACTCGTCACCATCAGCCTTGGCGTAGCCTGCGCAATAGCACCTGATACTTCGCCCGAGAGCCTGATAAGCGCTGCAGATAACGCTCTGTACGCGGCCAAGCACGCCGGACGCAACTGCGCCTGTTTCTCGCGCAATGACGCGTTTGAGTGTCAGGTATAG